GGGCCGCACACACCAGTTACGCGTGCATATGCAGCATCTGAAACACCCGATCATTGCCGACCGTTTGTATGCCGGTCACGATCGGGTGCTGGAGTCAGACCTGTCCGGCCAGCCTGGCCCGCCGGATGAAGTGCCGCTCATCGCACGGCAGGCGCTCCATGCGTACCGCATCAAGCTGCGACATCCCGTCAGCGATGCCGTCATGGAATTTAAGGCCCCGTTTCCGGAAGATTTTCAGCGCACACTCCAGGCGCTGCACACTTATCGCAGTCTCGGTTGAGGCTGATGAAATTCGAAGCACGAAATTCGAAATCCGAAACCACTTGAGAGATGAGGCTCGAAGAACATGAAGCTTGCCCGCGTTCGTACTCCCGCCTTTTCCAATGTCGTCGCGGTGATTGAAGAGACGGTCGCCCGCGTGCTGCCCCTGAGCAGTCAATCCGGCTTCTCGACGCTGGCTGACATCCTGCATGCCCCCTCGCCGAAAGACGTCGTTGCCGGCCTGTTGCCGCAGGCGAAAGAACTTCCGCTGGCTCAGGTGACGTTCCTGTCCCCAGTCGATCATCAGGAAGTCTGGGCCGCGGGAGTGACCTACAAACGCAGTCAGATCGCCCGCATGGAAGAGTCCGAATCAGCGGCCTCGCACTACGACAAGGTTTACAACGCCGACCGCCCGGAACTCTTCTTCAAGGCGACGCCGAATCGTGTCGTCGCACACGGCCAGCCGGTTCGAGTTCGATTCGACAGCCAATGGTCAGTGCCTGAGCCGGAGTTCACGCTGGTCCTCAATCCCCGCTTGGAGATCGTCGGCTACACCATCGGCAACGACATGTCGGCCCGCGATATCGAAGGGGAGAATCCCCTGTATCTCCCCCAGGCGAAAGTCTACCGGCAGTGCTGCGCACTCGGACCCTGCGTTCGTCTCGCCGATGGCCCGCTGTCTCTGGAGGAAACCAAAATCAGCATGACGATTCATCGCGGCGCCCGGCAGATGTACCAGGGGGCCACCAGCCTGACGCAGTTGCATCGCAAGCTGCCGGACCTCGCCAAATGGCTCGGTCGCGAAGACGATTTTCCGACCGGCGCCTTCCTGCTGACCGGCACCGGACTGGTTCCGGAAAACGATTTCACTCTCGAACACGGCGACCAGATTGCGATCGAGATTTCCGGCATCGGAACCTTGCAGAATTCCGTGGTGAAAGAACCGTTACGAGCCCAATAATCGTCACCCTGTTGCGGGGAATTGCTGCAAATTGCATCGTTAGCGACCGACTAGATCGTCGCCAGATGTGATGTTTCCCGTATTGACTTCGACGCGCCAGCATGTTTTGCTGGGGCTGCGCCCGGCAGTCACCCCTCAGCAGGATCGACATTGCGATGGCGACACGTCCCAAGGTGGAAGTTTCGAGTCATCCGGCAGGCGGTTATTCGGTCTCTCTCGACGGCGAGTTTTTGCACCCGCACTGGGTCGCCTTTCTGTTTGCCGGCCTCTCGGCCAACGGGGTCTCAGTGATTTCCGGGCAGGCCCAACAGCGGTCGCTGGCGACCTGGTCGGCAAATTTTCAGCTCGACTTTTCACGGGCGATGCAAACCGCCCAGAGCATTGATTACCTGGCGCTGACCGATCAGGAACAGTTGCCGCTGGTGTCGGATATTCCCAGGCTCACCGGTTTTCAGATTCAGCGGCGAACGGACGAAAGCCTGGAGGTCCGTCTCGAAGCGAACGACCAGCTCGGGTTCCTGGGACGGCTGCTGGGCAAGATCTGCATGCTTGGACTGTTTCCCGTCGAGATGGTGATTTCGACGATCGGCAATCGCATTCAGGACACGCTCATATTTCGGGGAATTGCCGGCATGGCGCCCAGTGAAGCCACCCGGCAGCGGCTGGAGTCGGTGCTGCAGTCCGGGACTGCCTGAGTTGTGGCCGACTCGTTGAAGGGCCGTTCCAGCAGTCGATTTATTGCGCCAACTGTTCGGAAATGCCGTCTATTCCGTCACCGGGAGAGCGCTCTGCGGATGTCCGAAGCGAGTCAGGGAAAATGTTTCCCAATGGCCTCATCAGCGAGCTAGGTTCACGCATCTGACTGATCGATGACCATCGATGCGTCGGTCTTGCTGCCGTGTAAAGTGATGCCATGACTCGGCCGGAACACAGTTCGGCTGATGCCGCGACTCAGGGAGGCTGGAAGCCAACCTGACTCGCTGAAGGGGCCCCCTATGCCAACCAGCCGTTTTAGCCTGCGCACTAAACTTCAGGCGCTCGTCGCCGTGTCGATGCTGGGCCTGCTGGTCACGCACGCCATGTATGCCATGCGGTTTCAACAACTCAGCATCGGCGGCGTTGTCTACAAAGACATCATCGAAGGGAAAGACGTCACCGCCGACGTCCTCCCTCCTCCCGAATTCATCATCGAGTCTTACCTGACGGCGCTGCAGTTGATCGACGAAACCGATCCTGCCGTTCGCAAGGTGTTGGTCGACCGGTTTGCCGGACTCGAAAAGACCTACCGGGAACGTCACAACTACTGGCTCGAAACGCTCGAAGACGGCGAACTGAAAAGAACGCTCACCGAGTTGTCCTATCGCCCCGCCGATGAGTTCTTTGCACTGGCCCAGACCCGGTTGATTGCCCCGCTGCAAAGCGGGCAGCTTGCGCCGGAGAGCCTGCCGGCGCTCCGCAAGGACTTGCAGTCCCGTTATGAAGCCCATCGGCGTGAGATCGACGAAGTCGTGACGCTCGCCGCCGCCCGAGTCGCCGGGGATGTCGCCCATGCCCATCATCAACGGGTGTTCTGGGGCTGGATCATGTTCGCCTTTTTTGTCGTCCTGACCGCGGCTGTCTGCGGAGGCGGCTGGCTCATCAGTAATAACATCATGCGTCCGCTGGCTCAGCTTATCGAACGCATGCAGGACATGGCCTCTGGCGCTGCCGACCTCACTCGTCGGGTGGAAGTCGACACCACCGACGAAATCGGCGTCCTCGGCGGGCTCATCAATTCGGTCATCCAGCGCATTCACGATCTCATTGCCAGGGCACGCATCGCCACGATTCAGCTCAATTCCACCGCGACCGAAATTGCCGCGTCGGCCAATCAACAGGTCGGCACGCTGCAGAACTTTGCCGCCTCGACCAGCCAGATCGCCGCCGCCGTCAAGGAAATTTCCGCTTCCGGTCACGGCCTCGTCCGCACCACTGAAGATGTCGACTCTCGGGCGACGAACGCCGCGGCACTCGCCGAAGCCGGCCGCGCGGGACTCGGGTCGATGACTCAGACCATGCACCAGCTTTCCGATGCTTCCGCCTCGATCTCCGGCAAGCTCAGCACCATTCGCGAAAAAGCGGGCGGCATCAATCTGGTAGTGACCACCATTACCAAGGTTGCCGACCAGACGAATCTCCTCTCCATCAATGCGGCCATCGAAGCGGAAAAGGCCGGAGAATCCGGTCGCGGCTTCCTCGTCGTGGCTCGCGAAATCCGTCGTCTCGCCGACCAGACCGCCGTCGCGACCCTCGATATCGACCAGATGGTCCGTCAGATGCAGGCGGCCGTATCCACCGGCGTGATGGAAATGGACCACTTCACCGACAAGGTCCGCGGCGTCATGACCCAGGTCGGCCAGATCAGCAGCCAGATGGCACAGGTGATCGACCATGTGTCGAACTTGTCGCGCAGTTTCCAGACGGTGAATGAATCGATGCGGCAGCAGGCTCAGGGGGTGCAGCAGATCGACGACGTCATGCTGCAACTCACCACCGGCGTCAAACAAGTCAATTCGTCGGTGCAGGACTTCCAGCAGGCGGCCGAAAACCTGCGGGAATCGGCCCGGGTGCTGCAGCGCGAAGTCGGACAATTCACCGTCGGCGGCTGAGATTGCGTGAAACGTTTCTCGTGGAAGTCGTTCAGGCGGGTAGAATCAATCGGAAAAGAACCGTCGCGGCCGGATGGTTCCGGTCGCCAGTGAGAAGTTTTGTTGTTCTCCAGGTCGCTCGCAGCCCGTGAGCGACTGGACCATTCGCAGTGCAGGGCCATGCTGTATCTCATGTGCAATGCCGATGGCCGACGTTATGCGCTCCGCGCAGGCGATGTCGTGGAACTGACTCCCCGCGTCTATCTCGCGCCGCTGGTCGATGGCCCCCCGTGGCTATGTGGCATGCTCAATTATCGCGGCCGGCCGGTTCCGGTCGTCGACCTGGGTTTACTCGCCAGCGGTCAGGCCTGTCCTGATCGCTATAGCGCCCGCATCGTGCTGATGCCGGTTCCAGATCATCCGCAGGAATTGTTCGGACTTCTGGTCGATCGCGTTTCCACCGCCAACATCGATGAAACGCAGGCGCGACGGACGCCGACGGGGCTTTCATCAGGCTTGCTGTACGACGAAGAAGGGCTCATTCACCTGATCGAGCCGGACCGCCTGCTGCCGGTCGCGCATCGGGAAATGCTGTTCGCACCCCTTGCTCAATCACCGCCGGATTCCGCTTTCTCACCGGAGCAGTTCTCGTGAGCAAGCACCTGCCATCGCCCGCGCCGCATGGTCAGCAGTGTGACGCAGTCACGCTGCGCCCGGTGGACCATTCAGGGAGGACACGGTCTCCCCGCTGACCGGATCGCCCATGGACCACCTTCCCCCTGCCACTCTCGAACGCATCCAGCGACTGCTGCAGGCCCGCCTGGGATCTGATCCTCAGGTTTACGGGCCGCAGAGTCTGGAACAGGCAGCTCGCTCAAGACGCATAGCCACGCACAGTCCGTCGTGGGATGCCTATGAAGTCTGCCTGCACGATCAGGAAGCCGAACAGCAGGCGCTGGTCGAAGAGATGATTGTGCCTGAGACCTGGTTCTTTCGCGACGGCCAGCCGTTCCGCAATTTGCGCCTGCAATCGCAGTCGCATGGCTGGTCAGGTCCAAATACCGACACGATCCGCGTCCTCAGCGTCCCCTGCAGTACAGGCGAGGAAGCGTATTCGATCGCGATGATCCTGTACGACATGGGGTTGAGAGAACATCGGTTTCATGTCGATGGCATCGATGTCAGCCAGCGTTCGCTCGAACGGGCTCGGCGTGGGGAGTATTCCAACTACTCCTGCCGCGAACGGGATGTCGAGTTCATTGAGCTGCAGCAGCGATATCTCCGCAACGTGAATGAGAAATGGCGGGTGGTCGACGAGATCCGGCCCTTTGTCACCTTTCAGCAGGGGAATCTTATTGATCCGCTGTTCCTCGCTGGCGAAGCTCCTTACCAGATTATCTTCTGCCGGAACCTGTTCATCTATCTCGAACGTCAGGCCCGACAGTTAGCGCTCAAGAACCTGAAGCGACTCCTCGCCGCGGACGGGGTGCTGTATGTCGGCCATTCCGAGGCTCAGGCGTTTCTGGGCGCGGATTTTGAAACCTGCGATCAACGTTACCCCTTTGCTTTGCAGCAGACGCAGTCGGTCGCTGCTTCGACCGCACTTGCTCCGATTGAAAACTCGCTCGTCGCGGCCGCCGCGTCACTGCTCGCGCTCCCCGGCTTTGCTCTGCCGATCGTGCAGAACCTGCAGAACATCGTGCGGGTCGTTCCGCAATTGCCGACCCTGTCGAACTCGGGCGGCGTCAACGACAACAACCTGAAAAACACCTCACTCGTGACGGCCAGCCCGGCTCCTCAGATCGAATCGCTGCTGCGTGAGGCTCAGGCCGCCGCCGATTCCGGTCGCTTACAGACCGCAGCGGAACTCTGCGATGAACTGGCGCGCCGCTATCCCATGTCCGCGGCCGTCTCGCAGTTAAATGGCATCGTGTTGCGGGCTCTGGGCAACTACGAGAAATCGATTCTCGAACTCGAACGGGCAATCTACCTCGAACCCGACCAGACCGAGTCGCTCACGCATCTCATGCAGATCCATCAGTTGCTGGGAGATGAAGTCCGTTCGGAAGCGGTCCGGCGGCGTCTCTCGCGTGTGACCCGTCGTAACGAACAGCGGAGCAACTGACATGCAACACTCACTCAGCCTGATGGCGGTCGACGCCCGGCCGATGGACGACTGCTGGAACCGCATCGGCGTCCACGGCGACGGCAGTTGCCCCGAACTCACGCAGTATGTGCATTGCCGCAACTGTCCGGTCTTTGCCCGGGCAGGTCAGCAGTTGTTCGACCATCAGCCGCCTGAGTCCTACGTTCAACAGGCGACTCAGCAGCTCTCGCAGCCGATTCAGATCGACAGCGGCGCTGTGTTACCGGTGATTGTGTTTCGAGTAGGAGAGGAATGGCTGGCCTTTCCGGTCGAAGCGGCGGTTGAAATCACTCAGGCCCCGGCAGTCCATCGCATTCCCCATCGGCACGAAAAAGAACTGCTCGGCCTCGTAAATGTGCGAGGCGAACTGCATCTTTGTATTTCACTGCAGCAACTTTTAGGAATCGATGCC
This genomic stretch from Planctomicrobium piriforme harbors:
- a CDS encoding fumarylacetoacetate hydrolase family protein, which produces MKLARVRTPAFSNVVAVIEETVARVLPLSSQSGFSTLADILHAPSPKDVVAGLLPQAKELPLAQVTFLSPVDHQEVWAAGVTYKRSQIARMEESESAASHYDKVYNADRPELFFKATPNRVVAHGQPVRVRFDSQWSVPEPEFTLVLNPRLEIVGYTIGNDMSARDIEGENPLYLPQAKVYRQCCALGPCVRLADGPLSLEETKISMTIHRGARQMYQGATSLTQLHRKLPDLAKWLGREDDFPTGAFLLTGTGLVPENDFTLEHGDQIAIEISGIGTLQNSVVKEPLRAQ
- a CDS encoding methyl-accepting chemotaxis protein; the encoded protein is MPTSRFSLRTKLQALVAVSMLGLLVTHAMYAMRFQQLSIGGVVYKDIIEGKDVTADVLPPPEFIIESYLTALQLIDETDPAVRKVLVDRFAGLEKTYRERHNYWLETLEDGELKRTLTELSYRPADEFFALAQTRLIAPLQSGQLAPESLPALRKDLQSRYEAHRREIDEVVTLAAARVAGDVAHAHHQRVFWGWIMFAFFVVLTAAVCGGGWLISNNIMRPLAQLIERMQDMASGAADLTRRVEVDTTDEIGVLGGLINSVIQRIHDLIARARIATIQLNSTATEIAASANQQVGTLQNFAASTSQIAAAVKEISASGHGLVRTTEDVDSRATNAAALAEAGRAGLGSMTQTMHQLSDASASISGKLSTIREKAGGINLVVTTITKVADQTNLLSINAAIEAEKAGESGRGFLVVAREIRRLADQTAVATLDIDQMVRQMQAAVSTGVMEMDHFTDKVRGVMTQVGQISSQMAQVIDHVSNLSRSFQTVNESMRQQAQGVQQIDDVMLQLTTGVKQVNSSVQDFQQAAENLRESARVLQREVGQFTVGG
- a CDS encoding chemotaxis protein CheW; the encoded protein is MLYLMCNADGRRYALRAGDVVELTPRVYLAPLVDGPPWLCGMLNYRGRPVPVVDLGLLASGQACPDRYSARIVLMPVPDHPQELFGLLVDRVSTANIDETQARRTPTGLSSGLLYDEEGLIHLIEPDRLLPVAHREMLFAPLAQSPPDSAFSPEQFS
- a CDS encoding CheR family methyltransferase translates to MDHLPPATLERIQRLLQARLGSDPQVYGPQSLEQAARSRRIATHSPSWDAYEVCLHDQEAEQQALVEEMIVPETWFFRDGQPFRNLRLQSQSHGWSGPNTDTIRVLSVPCSTGEEAYSIAMILYDMGLREHRFHVDGIDVSQRSLERARRGEYSNYSCRERDVEFIELQQRYLRNVNEKWRVVDEIRPFVTFQQGNLIDPLFLAGEAPYQIIFCRNLFIYLERQARQLALKNLKRLLAADGVLYVGHSEAQAFLGADFETCDQRYPFALQQTQSVAASTALAPIENSLVAAAASLLALPGFALPIVQNLQNIVRVVPQLPTLSNSGGVNDNNLKNTSLVTASPAPQIESLLREAQAAADSGRLQTAAELCDELARRYPMSAAVSQLNGIVLRALGNYEKSILELERAIYLEPDQTESLTHLMQIHQLLGDEVRSEAVRRRLSRVTRRNEQRSN
- a CDS encoding chemotaxis protein CheW gives rise to the protein MQHSLSLMAVDARPMDDCWNRIGVHGDGSCPELTQYVHCRNCPVFARAGQQLFDHQPPESYVQQATQQLSQPIQIDSGAVLPVIVFRVGEEWLAFPVEAAVEITQAPAVHRIPHRHEKELLGLVNVRGELHLCISLQQLLGIDAAHTSAPAAGEKPSLRLLVSEYRGSSWAFQIDEVAGVTRVQTRDLSAPPVTVGRRADSLTGRVFVSDGRHIGMLDLDKLFGNLQRRIG